CCATTTCATTATACTCAAAGCTGCCGGTTCTGCTGTTGTGAGTCAGGTAATTATACTCATGGCTTATCAAGACTCCCTGGGATATAAAGCCGTGAATTGAAACACCGCCCAGCACATCAGCTTCCACAGCTAAAGCATTAGAGCCAAATCCAATTGTCATAAATGCTGCTATAAATATTAATATTTTTTTCATATCAATGTTCCCCCTCTTATTTTACTGTAATGATTTTAACCGTTCCGGTGTCTGCTGTACCCGAAACGTATCCAATGGCCCCATTAGTGCCTGCAACAAAATCTATCATAGCTTTGTCCGAACTAAAGGTTTTTGGCATACTGCCCTGGCCGGTGAATACCTGTTTTTTCCAGTAGTTGTTAAACTGTGCATTGGATTTTTGAAGATAGGTTTTAAGAAAATCATCGTGTGGTTGCCCTGAATCCAGAGTCACAAAATATATGCTTGCCCCATTGTCCCATGTATTTTTCTTGCCAAGAAAAATATCCTTGAGCATATCCGGTGAGATATAACTTATGGATACATTCTTATTTGCAATTATTTGCACATCGCCTGCCGATACTGCTCCTGCAAGCGGAACGAGTAAAACCAACCCAATAATAAAAATTCCCATTAACCCTTTTACTTTCATAATGTTTTCCTCCTTCTAACCATGTTTCCTCCTTAAATAATAATATTTGACTGATGCTATAGATAATAACCCAAAATTATCAGACCAATCTGTGACACACCTTTCTGCCTCGATTTAACTTGATTTAATAAATCAGCTTTTGTTATCTTCTCCTATCGGAAGCAAAGTTTGATAACTTTAGCTTGTAGTGAAAGCTTTGCTTTGCATCCATTAAAATTAATTTTTTGTTCCCTTATCCGATATGGCAAACCAGAGTTAATCAGAGCTCTCGTAGTAACCACAGGCAATTTGAATCTACATAAAGCAAGTTGGATGCCGAAACATCAGGTATGTTTATTAAGGCAATTAAGGTTTTACTGCTAATGATAGTAACGATATTTGTTTAGTATAATTTAATAGGTATTATTCCTGTTAGTTGGATGGAGGTATATAACTCATATAGGCAAACTTTAAATAAAAATAAAAATAAATTATTCCTCCTGCAAATTTACATATAAGTTAACCAGGAAGGAATTTTGCGTCATTATTTTGACGGTTGTGCCAAAATAATGATCATTTTCTATGGCGGGAAAATTTTCAAGTGATGGAGTTTATTTGGGTAGTAAAACAGATATAATTGTAAGATGGTTGAGTGATAAATTGAAAAGATGGAAATTTACAAATGCAGGATTTATTAACTCGTAAAAAAAGAACAACACCAGACCAGGAAGGAGTATTCGCTATTTCTTATTCAGGATTTCAACAATCCTGTCTGAAACCTGATTTGGAGTTATATGGTCAGTATCTATTTCATGTTTAGCAGCGCTTTTGTATTTAGCTGTTCTTCTGTCAAGAACCTCTGCAACTTCTTCGGTAAATGTTTTTCCTTGAGTTAAAGCAGGCCGCTCGGTTCCGGATTCAATGCGTGCAACAATAACATCCACAGAAGCCTTTAGCCAGAATATGATTCCGTTTTTTTTAAGAGCTTCAATGTTTTCCGGCCGCTCAATAACGCCTCCTCCGGTATCAACGATAACATTATCAAGCTTTGAAACACCAAGGGCAATTTCTGTTTCTATGCTGCGGAATTTATCCCAGCCGTATTTTTCAACAATTTGCGGAATTGTAAGACCTGCTTTATTAACAATTTCGGCATCCATGCCTATGCTTTTCATTTTGAGTTTTTCGGAGAGAACTTTTGCAACTTCACTTTTTCCTGTTCCGCGGTATCCTATCAATACAATATTCATGAGTTAAGATGCTCCATAACCACTTTGCGCATTACTTCTTCCGGAGCATTTACACCGGTAAAGCGTTCAAATTGAAGTACTGCCTGATTGATAAACATTTCTACCCCGGAAATAGTTTTAAGACCGTGAGCTTCTGCGTCTTTCAGCAGTTTTGTTTTAAGCGGAGTATAAACAACATCAAAAATTACCTGTCCTGGCTTAAACAGATCTGCCGGAACAAGTGAGGCATCTTCCTTTGGGTGCATTCCGATTGGTGTGCAGTGTATAACAAGATTTGCGTCTTTCATATTTGCAGATAAAGTTTCATCTGTAAGCATATCCGAATCAATAGATGTATCTGTACCTGCTTTAAGATCAGAGGCCAGTTTTTTTAGCATATCAGCGTCGATATCAAGAAGTGTGAGTTTTGCAAGGCCTGTATTATGTGCTATAGTAAACGCTATAGCGCGTGCTGCACCGCCTGAACCAAGCATCAATACATTTTTCCCTTCAAGATTCACACCTGCATTGCGGATTGCCTTAAGAGCACCAGGTCCATCTGTACCCAAACCGAACAGTTTGCCGTTTTCATTTATAACTGTATTTATGGAACCTATATTTTTATCCAGATCAGATATTTCATCCACAAGATCAATTATTGCAATTTTATGTGGAATAGTAACACTCATCCCCCTGAAATTTTCAAGCTCTCTCATACCGGACAATGCATTTTTTACATCTTCAACCCTAAATGACACATAAACAAAATCCAGATCAAGTGCATCATAACCTGCGTTATGTATAGCTGGTGAAAGGCTGTGAGAAATTGGGTTTCCAATAACTGCGCACAGTTTAGTCCCTGTACCTATTGATGTTAGTTTTTTCATTCTTTTATCCTGTTTTCAGATATTTAATTAAGACAAGCCGGATGTATTAATCCAACAGGTTAACCGCATTTAGGCTTCATATAATCCTCTCGGAGGTGCAGTCAAGTAAATTCCCCCTTAACAAAGGGGGCTAGGGGGTTGTTTAATGCCCGTTATCGTATCATATCCTCCGGAAATTCATAATACTGACAGTGTCTTCAATTCCGTGTTATATAATATCTCTATTACAACCCCCTTAATCCCCCTTTTTTAAGGGGGAATCTTAGGTAATGATTTAACTTCCTCTTTAATGACCCAAAGAGCTTCTTTCTTTGTTTTCCTGTATGCAGTTTTGATAAATCCCTGATTAATCCAAGTCATGGAGTTTGCTACCTGATGGTAAGCATGTTGTCAAGACGGATTTCCCACGTTTTACCTAAAGTTCTTTAAGCAGCCTTTTCAAGACTTTACCTGACGGATTTTTAGGAATGGATTCAACAAAACTTACCGCTCTTGGCTTTTTGTAACTTGCAAGGTGCTTTTTACAATAATTTATAACTTCCTGCTCACTCATAGTCATTCCTGTTTTCAAAACCACAAAAGCCTTGACGGTTTCACCCCAAACGGCATCGGGAATTCCGACAACGGCTGCATCAGCAATAGCCGGATGTCCGAAAAGTACTTCTTCAATCTCTCGCGGATAAATATTTTCCCCTCCGCTTGAAATCATGTCTTTCTTCCTGTCCACTATATAGAAATACCCTTCTTTATCTACTGTTGCCATATCTCCGGTATAAAGCCAACCGTTTTTAATCGCTTCTTTTGTTGCTTTGCTGTCTTTGTAGTATTCCTGCATTATATTCGGACCTTTGCAGATAAGCTCTCCGGCTTGATCCGCAGGCATGGAATTTCCATCTTCATCAACCACTCTGGCCTGCAAGAAATTTACGGCACGTCCCACTGATCCGTGCTTTCTAAAAGAATCATTTCCTTTTAATATGGTAATAGTTGGAGATGCCTCGGTACACCCATACACATCATAAACTCCGTTTGAATTGGGAAAAACTTTTAAAAGTTTTTTCTTGACCTCAACAGGCAGTATAGCTGCTCCTGATGTGCATTTGGTAATGGAGGAAGTGTTATAATCATCAAGCTTCGGGTGTTGGAGTAGTATGTTAAACATAGAGGGGGCGCCGGATATAACATTCACACTTTTTTCTTCGATATATCTTAATACAGTTTCAGGCTCGAATTTTTTAATCAGAATGCATGTACCGCCTAAGGCTATCTGTATGGTAAAATGATTATTCAAACCGGCCGTATGATACATAGGGCCGATGATCAGAGATACTTCTTTGCTCCGGTCTTCTCTGCCCAAAATTGTATTATGGAGATTCCATAAGATATTGCCGTGGGTAATAACCGCACCTTTTGGTTTTCCGGTTGTGCCTGATGTATACATTATTTGGCAGGGATCGTTTTCTTTTGCATCAACCAAATTTTCATCCGCTTTTCCGTAAGACAAAAACATTTCATAATCATGGGCGAAACCATCTTTTTGTGCATCCACGCATACAAAATGCTTTACTGCCGGCAGTGTGCGGCAAGCAGAAGAAATTGTTTCTTCGAACTCTTTCCCAAAGAAAAAGAAATCGGTTTCGGAATGATTTATAATGTATTCGATCTCATCTGCCACAAAACGAAAATTGACCGGTGTTGCAACCGCTCCGGATTTTATAGCGGCAAAATATACTTCTGCAAACTGATGGCTGTTGAAAAACATTATTGCAACCCGGTCTCCTGCTTTAAGATCGTGTTGCCTCATAGCGTCAGCCAGACAGTTTACTCTTGCATTAAATTCTTTATACGAAAATACTTTATCTTCCGAAATAATTGCTGTCTTATCCGGATATTTTCCTGCACTGTTTACCAGAAGATATGAAATGTTCATAAATAATACTCAAAGGAGCCAGTTTCAAAACGCCCCATTTTGGCCGATCTCTGCGTTGGGCTCAAATTTCAATCCTCGAAATACTTAATGTATTCCTGCGGTTGAAATTTTCGCCCGCCTTGAGCTTGACCAAACTGAAACGTTTTGAAAGTGGCTCAAAGTTTATGTTTTTAAGAAATTGCATCTTCAAATAACAAAGGACTTTTTGCCAGACGTTCCGTCACTTTATTCTGTCCGATTGTAATAAGAGATTTTATAAAATCAGGCCCAACAGCCTGGCCTGTTACGGCAATGCGAATACCGTTTACAAGGATTCCGGGTTTAGTGCCGATATCACCTGCCATATCCATAATCACCTTTTCAATCGTTTTGGCATTGAAATTTTCTATTGTATTTATCCTGTCAGCAAGATTAGAAAGCCAATTTATTAGTTCCGGATGCTTAAGAATGTTCTTCTTCAATGCATCAGCATTTATTGGGTAATCATCTGAAAAATATGCCCTGCCTGTTGTTGTAAAATCAGTTAACAGATGAAACCTGCTGCGGACAAGACCAATTATATCGATAAATTCCTTTTTTCGATTTGTTTCAAATTCGTCATTCCACAAACTCCCGCCTTCAAGCTGTTTTTTTACATAAGGCAAAAGCTCTTCTACAGGAATTGTTCTTAAATAATGGGCATTGACATTTATAGCTTTAGGATCGGTAAAGTACTTTGGATCATCCTTGTTAATGTTAAAAACGGAATTTGCCCGGCTTATTCCCTCTAAAGAAAACGCTTCGATAAGCTCTTCTTTTGAAAAAATTTCTTTTGACTCAGTTGTTGCCCAGCCTAAAAGCACCAGGAAATTAACAAGCGCCCAGGGCAAAAAGCCGTTTTGTCTGTAAAAATGTACGGCTACAAGTTCACCGTGGTTTCGTTTGGATATTTTTGCTTTCTTAGGATCAAGGGTTAAAGACATGTGTGCAAAAACCGGCAAAGTCGCACCAAGAGCATTGTATAAGAGTATCTGCTTGGGCGTATTGGCAAGTCCGTCCTGACCGCGAATGATATGCGTAACCTTATCCCTTATATCGTCAACCGCATTTGAAAGCACATATAAAGGTTTTCCATTTGAACGCACAATGATAAAATCTTCCATATCGGCATATTTTTTTTCTATTGTTCCATAAACTGCATCATTAAAAACTACACTGCCTGGACCATCAGGAACTTTCAGCCTGATTGCATAAGGCAATCCGTCAGCTTCTTTTTTTGCAGTCTGATCACAGGTAAGATTCCGGCATGTCCTGTCATAGGAGTAAGTTGTTTTAGATTTAAGCGCGTCTTCACGTTTTGTTTCGATATCTTCTTTAGTGCAGAAACATTTATACGCATAACCGGTTTCAAGAAGTTTTTGTGCAGCCCTTTGATGTTCTTCAATGTGTTGGCTCTGAAAATTCGGGCCTTCATCCCATAAAAGTCCGAGCCATTTTAATCCTTCAATTATTCCTTCTATAGAATTTTCCGTGGATCTTTCGGCATCTGTATCTTCAATTCTTAATATGAATTTGCCGCCGGTTTTACGTGCATAAAGCCAGTTAAAGATCGCAGTTCTCGCACCTCCAATATGCAAATAACCGGTGGGGCTTGGTGCAAATCTCACAACAACCTGTTTTTTCATCCTGATTTCCTTTTTAATTCTTAGCAATCTTTAAAATATTTTATAATTATTACTTTATCGCTGGATTTACAATAGTTGATATTATAATACGAAAGATAAAGTATGACTTTGATGAAGGAAATTTTCTTGACCATGCCAGGGTTTGGTACATAATATTTATAAAATAAGTGATCGAATTGAGAATATAATATGGATCTTGATGATTATATAAAAAACATTGGCACAGAAATGCTTGGGATAGCAAATCACGCAAAAAGAATCCCGGAACATCCGGCTATTATTATGGAAGATATTACTGTCTCATATAAAGAGCTTGAT
The Pseudomonadota bacterium genome window above contains:
- a CDS encoding shikimate dehydrogenase, whose translation is MKKLTSIGTGTKLCAVIGNPISHSLSPAIHNAGYDALDLDFVYVSFRVEDVKNALSGMRELENFRGMSVTIPHKIAIIDLVDEISDLDKNIGSINTVINENGKLFGLGTDGPGALKAIRNAGVNLEGKNVLMLGSGGAARAIAFTIAHNTGLAKLTLLDIDADMLKKLASDLKAGTDTSIDSDMLTDETLSANMKDANLVIHCTPIGMHPKEDASLVPADLFKPGQVIFDVVYTPLKTKLLKDAEAHGLKTISGVEMFINQAVLQFERFTGVNAPEEVMRKVVMEHLNS
- a CDS encoding long-chain fatty acid--CoA ligase gives rise to the protein MNISYLLVNSAGKYPDKTAIISEDKVFSYKEFNARVNCLADAMRQHDLKAGDRVAIMFFNSHQFAEVYFAAIKSGAVATPVNFRFVADEIEYIINHSETDFFFFGKEFEETISSACRTLPAVKHFVCVDAQKDGFAHDYEMFLSYGKADENLVDAKENDPCQIMYTSGTTGKPKGAVITHGNILWNLHNTILGREDRSKEVSLIIGPMYHTAGLNNHFTIQIALGGTCILIKKFEPETVLRYIEEKSVNVISGAPSMFNILLQHPKLDDYNTSSITKCTSGAAILPVEVKKKLLKVFPNSNGVYDVYGCTEASPTITILKGNDSFRKHGSVGRAVNFLQARVVDEDGNSMPADQAGELICKGPNIMQEYYKDSKATKEAIKNGWLYTGDMATVDKEGYFYIVDRKKDMISSGGENIYPREIEEVLFGHPAIADAAVVGIPDAVWGETVKAFVVLKTGMTMSEQEVINYCKKHLASYKKPRAVSFVESIPKNPSGKVLKRLLKEL
- a CDS encoding glutamate--tRNA ligase codes for the protein MKKQVVVRFAPSPTGYLHIGGARTAIFNWLYARKTGGKFILRIEDTDAERSTENSIEGIIEGLKWLGLLWDEGPNFQSQHIEEHQRAAQKLLETGYAYKCFCTKEDIETKREDALKSKTTYSYDRTCRNLTCDQTAKKEADGLPYAIRLKVPDGPGSVVFNDAVYGTIEKKYADMEDFIIVRSNGKPLYVLSNAVDDIRDKVTHIIRGQDGLANTPKQILLYNALGATLPVFAHMSLTLDPKKAKISKRNHGELVAVHFYRQNGFLPWALVNFLVLLGWATTESKEIFSKEELIEAFSLEGISRANSVFNINKDDPKYFTDPKAINVNAHYLRTIPVEELLPYVKKQLEGGSLWNDEFETNRKKEFIDIIGLVRSRFHLLTDFTTTGRAYFSDDYPINADALKKNILKHPELINWLSNLADRINTIENFNAKTIEKVIMDMAGDIGTKPGILVNGIRIAVTGQAVGPDFIKSLITIGQNKVTERLAKSPLLFEDAIS
- a CDS encoding shikimate kinase; translated protein: MNIVLIGYRGTGKSEVAKVLSEKLKMKSIGMDAEIVNKAGLTIPQIVEKYGWDKFRSIETEIALGVSKLDNVIVDTGGGVIERPENIEALKKNGIIFWLKASVDVIVARIESGTERPALTQGKTFTEEVAEVLDRRTAKYKSAAKHEIDTDHITPNQVSDRIVEILNKK